From one Streptomyces sp. N50 genomic stretch:
- a CDS encoding acyl-CoA dehydrogenase family protein: MAASPKLPPFDPADPLGLDDLLDPEDLAIRDTVRTWAADRVLPYVAEWYENGELPGIRELARELGGIGALGMSLDGYGCAGASAVQYGLACLELEAADSGIRSLVSVQGSLAMYAIHRFGSEEQKQTWLPRMASGDVIGCFGLTEPDHGSDPAGMRTYAKRDAGDWVLNGRKMWITNGSVAGVAVVWAQTDDGIRGFVVPTGTTGFSAPEIKHKWSLRASVTSELVLDDVRLPADAVLPEVVGLKGPLSCLSHARYGIVWGAMGAARASFESAVEYAKTREQFGRPIGGFQLTQAKLADMAVELHKGILLAHHLGRRMDAGRLRPEQVSFGKLNNVREAIEICRTARTILGANGISLEYPVMRHATNLESVLTYEGTVEMHQLVLGKALTGLDAFR, encoded by the coding sequence ATGGCTGCGTCCCCGAAGTTGCCCCCCTTCGACCCCGCCGACCCCCTCGGCCTCGACGACCTGCTCGACCCCGAGGACCTCGCGATCCGGGACACGGTCAGGACCTGGGCCGCCGACAGGGTGCTGCCGTACGTCGCCGAGTGGTACGAGAACGGGGAGTTGCCCGGGATCAGGGAGCTCGCCCGCGAACTCGGCGGCATCGGGGCGCTCGGGATGTCGCTCGACGGATACGGGTGCGCCGGTGCCTCCGCCGTCCAATACGGCCTCGCCTGCCTGGAGTTGGAGGCGGCCGACTCCGGGATCAGGTCGCTCGTGTCGGTGCAGGGCTCCCTCGCGATGTACGCCATCCACCGCTTCGGGAGTGAGGAGCAGAAGCAGACCTGGCTGCCGCGCATGGCTTCCGGCGACGTCATCGGCTGCTTCGGGCTCACCGAGCCCGACCACGGTTCCGACCCCGCGGGCATGCGCACCTACGCCAAGCGCGACGCCGGCGACTGGGTCCTCAACGGCCGGAAGATGTGGATCACCAACGGGTCGGTCGCCGGCGTGGCCGTCGTATGGGCACAGACCGACGACGGGATCCGCGGTTTCGTCGTACCCACCGGGACCACCGGATTCTCCGCCCCGGAGATCAAGCACAAGTGGTCACTCCGCGCATCCGTCACCAGCGAACTCGTCCTCGACGACGTCCGGTTGCCCGCCGACGCCGTGCTTCCGGAGGTCGTAGGACTGAAGGGTCCGCTCAGCTGTCTGTCGCACGCTCGTTACGGGATCGTGTGGGGTGCGATGGGCGCGGCGCGCGCTTCGTTCGAGTCCGCGGTCGAATACGCGAAGACCCGGGAGCAGTTCGGGCGGCCCATCGGCGGCTTCCAGCTCACCCAGGCCAAGCTCGCCGACATGGCGGTCGAACTGCACAAGGGGATTCTGCTCGCCCACCATCTGGGGCGGCGCATGGACGCCGGGCGCCTGCGTCCCGAGCAGGTCAGCTTCGGCAAGCTGAACAACGTACGGGAGGCCATCGAGATCTGCCGTACGGCACGGACGATCCTCGGTGCCAACGGGATCTCGCTGGAGTACCCCGTGATGCGACACGCGACGAACCTGGAGTCGGTGCTCACCTACGAGGGCACCGTCGAGATGCACCAGCTCGTGCTGGGCAAGGCGCTCACCGGACTCGACGCCTTCCGCTAG
- a CDS encoding MFS transporter → MSGTTTAAAALRRRAAGAGANRWVVLVVLCVSLLLVALDATVLHVAVPAVTEDLKPGAIELLWIVDVYPLVCASLLILFGTLGDRVGRRRILLLGYGLFGVASGLAALAHDAQVLILARALLGVGGAMIMPATLSILRQVFPDRRERAVAIGVWSAVAAVGAAVGPLLGGFLLEHFWWGSVFLVNIPLMLISLPIGRLLLPESRGDRNGPWDVVGALMAAGGLFGVVFGVKRLGGGEPVESGWTVAPLLVGAVLLVLFVRRQRRRTHPLVDLKMFRRPAFSTSVGCIVLAMLALVGLELIAAQYLQLVLGLSPLATGLRLLPLTFAAMAAGLFGARMLRRFGPRRMVCFGFCLTAFSVLTLIAMGEQDNTGLLLFGFLLLGFGLEMTLFGAYESMLSEAPPAQAGGAAAIGETSYQLGAGIGIALLGSVMNAAYAPGLSSVPGVPASASASAGHSLGEAYDVAGRLGGVRGAALRDAARHAFVHGLHVTLLVSAGLLLLGAVMALRLPRVMQCEAPAAAVGVPAPREVTDSRVSA, encoded by the coding sequence ATGTCCGGGACGACCACGGCCGCCGCAGCGCTGCGCCGTCGGGCGGCCGGGGCCGGTGCCAACCGCTGGGTCGTCCTCGTCGTCCTCTGTGTCAGCCTGCTGCTCGTCGCGCTCGACGCCACCGTCCTCCATGTCGCGGTGCCCGCCGTCACCGAGGACCTCAAACCCGGCGCGATAGAGCTGCTCTGGATCGTCGACGTCTATCCGCTGGTCTGTGCCTCGCTCCTCATCCTCTTCGGCACGCTCGGCGACCGAGTCGGCCGCAGGCGCATCCTGCTCCTCGGCTACGGCCTCTTCGGCGTCGCCTCCGGCCTCGCGGCCCTCGCCCATGACGCCCAGGTCCTGATCCTCGCGCGGGCGCTGCTCGGCGTCGGCGGCGCGATGATCATGCCGGCCACGCTCTCGATCCTCCGCCAGGTCTTCCCTGACCGGCGTGAGCGGGCGGTGGCGATCGGCGTGTGGAGCGCGGTGGCGGCGGTGGGCGCGGCGGTGGGACCCCTGCTCGGCGGTTTCCTCCTCGAACACTTCTGGTGGGGCTCGGTCTTCCTCGTCAACATCCCCCTGATGCTGATCAGTCTGCCGATCGGCCGGCTCCTGCTGCCCGAGTCCCGCGGCGATCGCAACGGCCCGTGGGACGTCGTCGGCGCGCTCATGGCCGCGGGCGGTCTCTTCGGCGTCGTCTTCGGCGTGAAGCGGCTCGGTGGCGGGGAGCCGGTGGAGAGCGGGTGGACCGTGGCCCCGCTGCTCGTGGGCGCGGTGCTGCTGGTTCTTTTCGTACGACGGCAACGGCGCCGTACGCATCCGCTGGTGGACCTGAAGATGTTCCGCAGGCCGGCGTTCAGCACGTCCGTGGGCTGCATCGTGCTGGCGATGCTGGCGCTGGTGGGCCTGGAGCTGATCGCGGCGCAGTACCTGCAACTGGTGCTGGGTCTTTCGCCGTTGGCGACGGGTCTACGGCTGCTGCCGCTGACGTTCGCGGCGATGGCGGCGGGGTTGTTCGGGGCGCGGATGCTGCGGCGGTTCGGCCCGCGCCGGATGGTGTGCTTCGGGTTCTGCCTCACCGCGTTCTCGGTGCTGACGCTGATCGCGATGGGCGAGCAGGACAACACCGGGCTGCTGCTCTTCGGGTTCCTGCTGCTGGGGTTCGGGCTGGAGATGACGCTCTTCGGGGCGTACGAGTCGATGCTGAGCGAGGCGCCGCCGGCGCAGGCGGGGGGCGCGGCGGCGATAGGCGAGACCTCCTACCAACTCGGTGCGGGGATCGGCATCGCGCTCCTCGGCAGCGTGATGAACGCGGCGTACGCGCCCGGGCTGTCGTCCGTTCCCGGTGTACCGGCGTCCGCGTCGGCGTCGGCGGGGCATTCGCTGGGGGAGGCGTATGACGTTGCCGGGCGTCTCGGCGGGGTACGTGGAGCGGCCCTGCGTGACGCGGCCCGGCACGCCTTCGTCCACGGCCTGCATGTCACGTTGCTCGTCAGTGCGGGGTTGCTGTTGCTGGGGGCGGTGATGGCGTTGCGGTTGCCCCGCGTGATGCAGTGCGAGGCGCCTGCGGCGGCGGTGGGGGTCCCTGCCCCCAGGGAAGTGACAGACTCCCGCGTCTCCGCCTGA